GGATCGCCTGAAAGCGACGCCCCACGGGAGGGGGCCATGGCGGATGAGTTCCTGCTCGACACGCCGCACGTCCGCGCCTTCATCGCCGAGGTGCGCGCGATCATCGCGCGCCAAGCGGACCTGCCGGCCCGACTGGCGGCGATCCGCCCACACCTGGCCGCGCTGCTGGCCGACCCGACCTGGTTGCCGGACGCCTTCCGTCAGCCAGCCGCCGAGAGCGGCATGGGCGGCGGCATTGCCAGTTGGCTACTCTACCGCGCCGGTGACGGCAGCCTCTCCTTTTTTGCGCTGGTCGTCCCGCCAGGCGCGACCACCCCCATCCACGACCACCTGGCCTGGGGCCTGGTCGGGCTCTACCAGGGCGAGCAGCGCGAGGAGGTGTTCGTGCCCGACGTGCAGGCGCCGGCATCCACCACGCACCGCCCCCTGCGTCTGACCGCCCTCAACCACCTGCGCGCCGGCGATTGCTACGAACTGCTGCCGCCCGACGGCGATATTCACCGCGTGACGACCCTGAGCGCCACCGCTTCGATCTCGCTCCACCTGCTCGGCAACGACACCAGCTGCGTCTGGCGCCACCGCTACGACGAGGACGGCACGGTCACGCCCTTGCGCTCGGGCTATACCAACCGCGCCTGCGAGGCAGCATCAGCGCCCGATTGACGGCACACCAGTTGCTCTCCTGCGCAGCATGTGTTGTGACCTAGCACGGAAAGGAGCGATCCATGAGTGATACAGAACAACCGCTCTCTAGCGACGAGCAGGTCTATCAGGAGCACCGCAGCGACCTGGCGGCACGGCAGGTCTATGCCAACGAGGAGCCGGCCGCCGCCGACAACGGGCGCCAGGGCGACGCCCCCTGCGCCGACGTTGACGAGGTCGTGGCCGAGTCCTTTCCCGCCAGTGACGCACCACCGAACACCCCGCCGGGTGCGCCTACCAAGCCCTGAGGCACCACTCCCTTCGGGAGATGCCCGTACCAACATGACCGTATGCCCCACTGCCTGGCCTGTGCGTCTGTTCCACGCACAGGCCACTTGCTGGCCGGTATGCTTGCTTGGCCTGCACTGCATCTCGCTCCAACGCTTTTGATGCCATCTTCAACGAACGTCGCCACGCCACTGCGTAACTTTTCATCACCGTGGGCGTTTCAATAGATGACACAACCTAATCCCTCGGAGGAAGCGTCGATCCAGGGCCCAGTCAAGGTGGTCATGTCAAGGTCCTGGGGAGCTAGTCATGAACCCGGCCTCCGCTCACAGGATTGAGCGGGCCGGTTTTTATTTTGGAGGAACAAACATGATCACGCCAAGACGGAGAGGAACAGCGAAGATGTCCAAGCGGATCCAGTTGTTGGCGTTTCGCCTCGTAACCGTCGTTGCCACGGTCGCGATGCTTTTCAGCGGCACCATGGCCGGCGTCGCGCTGGCCCGGGCCGGTGCCACGCAACCCACCGCCCTGAGCCAGCCCAACCAGGGTTTGGGCAATTGCGGAAGCGGGTTTGCAGCGAAGGATGAAGATGCACCCTTCACCTACACCGCTCCCGAAGGACAGGTCATTACCAAGGTGATTATCAAAGCGGGCAGCCAAAATCAAGGTGATGCGTGCTTTGAATTCACCAGCAACGGGAGCAATGGATGCTACACCGTCACGGGCATCGGCACGCGAACCGCTACCGCAGCCAAAACCGGGCCGGACAGCCCCAATTGCAAGGATATCTCGCACGTAGAGTTCTATACCGGTCCTGCTCCATCGCCCAGCCCGAGCCCGAGCCCATCGCCCAGCCCGAGCCCGAGCCCATCGCCCAGCCCGAGCCCGAGCCCGAGCCCGAGCCCGAGCCCGAGCCCATCGCCCAGCCCGAGCCCGTCGCCCAGCCCGAGCCCGAGCCCGTCGCCCAGCCCGAGCCCGTCGCCCGAGCCGTGCGATCCTGAGAACGAATACAATCCCTGCCCATCGCCCAGCCCGAGCCCGAGCCCGTCGCCCAGCCCGAGCCCGTCGCCCGAGCCGTGCGATCCTGAGAACGAATACAATCCCTGCCCATCGCCCAGCCCGAGCCCGAGCCCGTCGCCCAGCCCGAGCCCGTCGCCCGAGCCGTGCGATCCTGAGAACGAATACAATCCTTGCCCATCGCCCAGCCCGAGCCCGAGCCCGTCGCCCAGCCCGAGCCCGAGCCCGTCGCCCAGCCCGAGCCCGAGCCCGTCGCCCAGCCCGAGCCCGAGCCCGTCGCCCAGCCCGAGCCCGAGCCCGTCGCCCAGCCCGAGCCCGAGCCCGTCGCCCAGCCCGAGCCCGATACCAGCCGGGCAGCCACCGGCCCAGCAACCGCCGGTGCAGCAACCACAGCCGCCCGTGCAGCAACCGCCGGTGCAAGAGGAACAGCCGGTCCAGCAACCGCAGCAACAGATTGTTGCCGGCGTGAGCGACGAGGACGAAGCCGAGAGCGCTGCGCAACCACCACGGCAGCAAGCGGTTGCCGGTGCCAGTGACGAAACCGAGCAAGTCCGGCCACAGGCCGTGCTGGCTGCCACCGGCGCCGAGGATGTGTTCAGCTGGCTGCTGCTGACGCTGGCGATGCTGCTGCTGGCCATTGGCGCCGGCATCCGCGCCACACAACTCCGTCGCTAGCGCACGGATCTGCTTCTTCCGCCTGGCTGATCATACAGGCCCGCCGGAGCTATCCGGCGGGCCTGCGACAGCCTGCGGCGATAACTAGCTCCCGTAGTAGTCGTAGGTGCTGTCGTTCTGGACATCGGTCAGCACCACGCCGACGATGTTGGCATTCACCTTTTCCAGCCGTCGGCGCGCCTCGCGGGCGCGGTCGCGGCGGGTTGCACCGGCGCGAAAGACCAGCAGCACGCCATCGACCTTGGTGGCCAGCACGGCAGCGTCGGTGACGGCAACCACCGGCGGCGTATCGAATAACACCACATCCGCCGCCTCGCGCAGCCGGGCAATGACCTCCTCCATGCGCCGTGAGCCGAGAATATCCGCCGGCCGAGGCGGCAGGGGACCGCTGGTCAGCACCAACAGCCCCGGCACCTCAGTCGGCTGCGCCGGCAGGTCACCGCTCTCCTGCAGCAGTAGATTGGTCAGACCCACCTCGTTGGGCAGACCGAACAGCGTGTGCAGTGACGGACGGCGCAGATCGCAGTCAACCAGCAGGACGCGCTGCTCGGCCTGGGCCATGGTCACCGCCAGATTGGCGAGCGTGGTGCTTTTGCCCTCGTCCGGCGCGGTGCTGGTCACCAACAGGGTACGCAGCGGGCGATCCAGACTCGAAAACTGAATGTTGGTGCGCAGCGCGCGGTAGGCTTCCGCCGCCGGCGAGCGCGGATCGCGCAGCGCGATCAACTGCTCGGCGGGTGATGGGTTAGCGCTCATAGTCCTCCCTGGAATGGGTCGCAGCGGCGATCACGCCCACTGCCGTCGCAGGTCTGAAGCGAGGTCGTCGGCCGGCACCGGTCGCGCCGCCGGGAATGGCCCCGATCGTCGGCAGGCCGGTGTAGCGCTCAACATCCGCAGCGTTCCTCACCGTATCATCCAGATATTCGAGCACAAAGGCCAACAACACGCCCAGCACCAATCCCAGCAGCGCACCGGCCAGAACGTTGATCTTGGTTTTGGGCGTGGCGATACCGACATACTGCGCCGGAGCCATATCCAGGCTGGCACGATCCTGGCTGATGTTGTTGCGGTTGGCTTCAACCACGCGCGCGTTGAGTAGACGGCCCACTGCGTCGGCCAACTGCTGCGAGAGCTCAGGGGTATAGTAGTCGGCTTCGATCACGATGATCGAGGAGTTGGGCTGCGGTTGCAGGCGCACAAACTCCATCAACTGCTGACCGGTCTTATCGATCTGCAGTTCGTTGGCCACCGTTTGCAGCCGATCGGGGCGATAGACCAGATTGATATACGCGCTCAAAATCTGGCCGGCAAAGATGTTGCCGCCGGTATCCAGGCGGTTGAACAACACCACATAGCGCGCCTGCGAGCGGTAGAGCGGCGTCTGCGTTTTGGAAAAGGCATAGGCCGCCACTGCCGCGATCAGCGGTACCAGCGCGACGACCCACCAGCGTTTGCGGATGATCCGCAGGTAGTCTTGTAGGCGCATAGCAGATGCGGCGCGAGCCAGACGAGCTGCCCCGCGCTATCTGGCTCCTTTCACCAACGGGATCGTCCCCGCGACGGGCAATCCCAACGCTTCGACATCGTCACGGCTGCGCACGCTGGGATCCAGCGCGTGACGGGCAAAGGCCACGCCCAGCGCGACCAGCAGCGCCAGCAGTGTGCGAATCACCAGATCCAGCACCAGGCCAGGCACCCCACCCAAACGACCGGCATGTTCGGGCGCATCCAGCACGGCGATGTTGAGCTGCGCCGAATTCTGGCGGTTCCAATAGGCCAGACCCTGCTGCCGCAGCGTCTCGACCGCCGCCTGGGCAATCCACAACGCATGGTCGCGGTTGTCCGCCTCGACGCTGAGATAGACCGTGCGGTGTTTGCGCTCGGCTTCCAAGCCGCGGCGCACCTGCTCGGCATCCAGCGTCACGCCGTGCTGCTGCTGCACCAGCGCCACGATGTCGCGCGCAAAGCGCTGCGTCTCCACCAGTTGCAGCAGATCGTCCACGATGTACTCGGAGGCAGCCCAGCTATTATAGCTGTTGTAGTCTGGCAGGAGCGCAGCGGGATCGCTGGCGGCGATCTGGTTCTGCGTCACCAGCATGGCGACGCGCAGGCCATAGCGTCCGGGCAGGATCAGCCACAGCGCGATGGTGAGCAGCGCCACCAGCGCCGGCAGGCCTAGCACCAACCACCACGAGCGGCGCATGATGTTGAGGTAGTGCCGTAGTTCCATAACGTTTGTCTCTGCCCTCCCACAGCGCGTCGCACCCCTCAGGCGACGCGTTCGGCTGCCCGCGCGGCAAGCGCAGCGTCGATCGTCGCTAGCACGCGCTCCTTGAAGCGCTCGCGTCCGAACTGTTCGGCATGCCGGCGGATCGCGTCGGCATCCCAAGCGATCGTGCGGCTACGCGCCACGGCTGCTGCCAGCGCCGCGGCGCTCTGTTCGTGAAAGAAACACCCGGTCAGGCCTTCGATCACCGTTTCGCGCACGCCACCGGCCGCATAGGCGATCACCGGGCGCCCGGCGGCCATGGCCTCCACCGGCTGAATGCCGGCATCTTCCTCGCCGGCGGTGATGTAGGCGCGGCACCGGCGGTAGAGATCGCGCAACGTCGCTTCATCCACGCGTCCCACGAAGCGCACCGTAGGACCGGCCAGCGCTTCAAGCCGCGCGCGGTCGCGGCCATCTCCAAAGACCACCAGCGGCAGTTTGAGACGCGTGAAGGCCGTCACCACCAGGTCGATGCGCTTGTAGGGCACCAGCCGTCCACCGGTCAGGTAGAACTCCTCCGCCGCGCCCGGCCGGTAGGGTGGCAGATCGACGGGCGGCGGGATGATCACCGCGGCGCGTCCGTAATAGCGCCGGATACGCGCGGCAACTTCGCGCGAGTTGGCGATAAAGCAATCGACGCGCTGGCTGGAGACCACATCCCAGGTGCGCAGCAGTGGCAGCAGCATCTGCAGCAGCGTGCCGGCACGTCCGTTGATCGCTTCACGCGCCACATAGTCGCCGGTGCGCCAGCCGAAGCGCATCGGCGTGTGGCAGTAGCAGACGTGCGTCGCGTCCGGACGGGGGATCACACCTTTGGCATAGGCGCTCGATGAGCTGATAATCAGATCGTAGGCGCTCAGGTCGAAGGACTCGAAGGCCGCCGGGTAGAGCAAAAAGTATTTGCGAAAATGCTTGCGCCAGGCCGGCAGGCGTTGCATCCACGACGGACGGATGTCCCAGGTGCGATAGGCGGGCGGCATCGCCGCCGGATCGTAGATCGAGGTATAGACCGGCGCGTCGGGAAACAGCTCATGCAGCGCCTCGAGCACGCGCTCAGCGCCCCCGTACTGGTTGAGATAGTCGTGGACCAGCGCCACGCGACCGTAGCTGTTCACGTCGGGCGATGATAGCATGGTTGACCTGTGGCAGCAAGCTGCCCGCGCGCCACATTGTACCAGCCGCAGCCGTCCTCAGCCTACTGCCGGCCTGACATGCGGCTGATGCGCCAAAGCTTGCTAGCAGAAGCAGCAAAGGAGGAAACAGACCATGGACCTGGGCATGATCGGTCTGGGGCGCATGGGCGGCAACATGACCGTCCGGCTGCTGCGTGACGGCCATCGCGTTGTGGCCTACGATCGCTCGGCGGCGGCGCTCCAGGCAGCCGGCGAGGCCGGCGCAGAGTGTGTGACGACACTGGAGGAGCTAACGCAGCGCTTGACACCACCCCGCACGATCTGGCTGATGATCCCGGCGGGCGCGCCCGTGGACGATACCATCGCGCGCCTGCTGCCGCTGCTGCAGCGCGGCGACCTGCTGATCGACGGCGGCAACTCCAACTACCGCGATTCACAACGCCGCGCGGCCCAGCTCGCCGAGCACGGTATCGGCTTTGTGGATGTCGGCACCAGCGGCGGCATCTGGGGCCTCAGCGAGGGCTACTGCCTGATGGTCGGCGGCGCGGCAGCGGAGGTGGCGCGCATCGAGCCGGTGCTACGCTCGCTGGCGCCCGCCGGTGGCTATGCGCACGTCGGGCCATCCGGCGCCGGACATTACGTCAAGATGATCCACAACGGCATCGAGTATGGCCTGATGCAGGCCTATGCCGAGGGCTTCGAACTGCTGCACGCCAAGCGCGAGTTCGACCTGGATCTGGCGCAGATCGCCGAGCTATGGCTGCATGGCAGCGTGGTGCGCTCCTGGCTGCTGGAGCTGGCGGCGCGCATGTTCGCCGCGGAGAGCGACCTGGCCACGCTCCGCGACTGGGTCGCCGACTCAGGCGAGGGACGCTGGACCGTGCAGGAGGCGATCGAGCTGGCCGTGCCCGCGCCGGTGATTGCCCTGGCGCTGATGCAGCGCTTCGCCTCGCGTCAGGAGACGTCGTTCGCCGCCAAAGTCGTGGCCGGGCTGCGCCACCAATTCGGCGGACACAGCCTCCAGCGCGCGGAGTAGGCGCGTCGCCGCGCGCCGACGGCTACGCTCCGTACCGGTCGCGCAGCCAGGCCTCACGCGCCTGCTGGGCCGTGGCGAACAACGCCTCCAGTGCGGCAGGATCGTCCAGGCGCTCGGCCAGCGTCTCGAGCAGGCGCGCCATCTGGCGCAGACGCAGCGCAATCGCGGCCGCGTTGGTCAGACAGATGTCGCGGTGCATGGTCACGTCGCCCGACGCCAGACGCGTCATGTCGCGGTAGCCGCTGGCCGCCAGCCGCCGCAGCAGTGGCCAGTCGGGATCGCTGCTGGTGAGCTGCACCAACGCAGCCGCCAGCATAAAGGGAAGATGGCTCACCGCCGCCACCGCCGCATCGTGCGTCGCGGCGTCGATGCGCAAGGGCTGGGCGCCCAGGCGCTGCACCACGGCTTCGAGCGTCTCGACCGCCGCTGCCGGCGCGCCCGCCAACGGCGACAGGCACCAGACCGCGCCCTGGAACAGGTCGGCGCGCGCATGCTCGACGCCATGCCGCTCCGATCCAGCCATGGGGTGGCCGCCAACAAAGGCCACGCTGTCGGGCAGCGCGGCGCCGGCCCACTCCAGCACCAGCGCCTTGGTGCTGGCCACATCGGTAACGATCGCCCCCGGCCGCAGCTGGGGCGCGATCGCTGCCAGCAGGTCGCGCACGGCCAACACCGGTGTGGCGAGCACCACCAGCTCCGCGTCGGCCACAGCGGCGCGCGGATCGTCGGCCAGCGTCTGGATCGCGCCACGCTGCAGCGCCGTCGCGCCCGCCGCCGGCGCGTGGTCCCAGCCGCGCACCTGTGCATCGGGCAGCGCGGCGCGCAGAGCCAGCCCCACCGATCCGCCGATCAATCCTAGCCCAAGAATGCTGACCTTCACGGTGGAGCATTATCGCCGAGCAAGGCCCAACCGGCAAGCCGGCGTGACGGTGCAACGCCGGCGGCCACCGCCGCGTGTCGTCAGATCGTTGAGAGCGGCTCAGGCGTCAGGCTGCGACCGAGCGCCTGGGCCACCGCCTGCGCCTGCTGCATCAGACGTCCGAAGTTCTCCAGCGTCAGCGATTGCGCGCCGTCCGACAGCGCGCGATCCGGATCGGGATGCACCTCGACGATCAGGCCGTCGGCGCCGGCCGCGATCGCCGCCAGCGAGAGCGGCGGCACCAGGTACCACTTGCCGGTGCCGTGGCTGGGATCGGCGATCACCGGCAGGTGCGACAGGCGCTTGACCAGCGCCACTGCATTGAGATCGAAGGTGTTGCGCGTCGCGGTTTCGAAGGTGCGAATGCCGCGCTCACAGAGGATCACCTGGCGATTGCCCTGGGCCATGATGTACTCGGCGGCCAGCAGCCACTCCTCGATCGTCGCCGCCAGACCGCGCTTGAGCAACACCGGCTTGTCGGTGCGCCCCACCTCCTCCAGCAGCAAGTAGTTCTGCATGTTGCGCGCGCCGATTTGGAACACGTCGGTGTACTGGCCGACCACCGGCACATCGGCGGGCGTCATCACCTCGGTGACAATCGCCAGGCCGGTGCGTTCGCGCGCCTCGGCCAGCAGTTCCAGGCCCTGCTCGCCCAGGCCACGGAAAGCGTAGGGCGAGGTGCGCGGCTTGTAGGCCCCGCCACGCAGCAGCTTCGCGCCGCGCTCGCGCACGCCCTCGGCGGTGCGCAGCAGTTGATCACGGCTTTCTACCGAGCACGGCCCGGCCATGACCACCAGCTCGTTGCCGCCGATCTCCACATCGCGCACGCGCACCACCGTGTCGAGCGGGTGAAATTCGCGGCTGGCCAACTTGTACGGCGCGGTGATGCGCAGCGTCTTCTCCACGCCGGGCAGCGCTTCCAGCGCCTGACCCAACCCTGCGGGGATGGGTGCCCCCAGCACGCCGATCACCACCCGTTCCTCACCCTGCGAAAGCTCGCCCTTCAAATTGAAGGTTCCGAGACGGTCCAACACTTCGTTGATCTGCATGGTGGTTGCTCCTGGCCGCATAACGACGATCATATGCTCAGCTCCTGTGTGGCATTGAACAGCGGGGTGACCACCCGTCCTGACGGACATCGGATCACCCCACAACCTCGTTCAGCGTGACAACCTCGGCGCGATCGGGACGCAAGCGTTCCGCGCCGCGGATGTAGATGTGTTGGATCTCACGTTGGCTTTTGGTGGTGTTCCAGTGGATCAGCACGCGGATGCAGCGTGGCAGGGCGTTAGGCACGGCGATCTCGCGGCTGCACAACAGCGGCACGTCGATCCAGCCCAACTGACGAGCCGCCAGCGCCGGAAATTCGGCATCCAGATCGGACGTAACGGTGAAGATAGCACTGGCGACATCGGCGCTGTCGATGGCGTTGGCCGCCACGATCAGCGACAGCAGCTCGCGGGTTGCCGACAGGATCGCCTCGGATGTGTTGGCCGCAGCGGTGGTGGCGCCGCGCACCCCCCGACAGTAGATGAGCATGCTGGCCTCCTTTCATCGGTCACGGCGGCGTGACGGGCGCCAGCAGCGTCGGTGGCGGCGGGATCAACGACGGGATAAACGAAGGGAGCGTGGGCGGTGCTGCCTCACGCTCCCTGACTTCACGATTGTGTGAACACGCATCAGTTAGCGATCAGCAGCTTGCCTCGCTCCCGTAAAAAAGTAAAAGTAAAACCAGTTGCTGCTGATGATGCGCTTCACGATGTTTCCTCGTCGCTCTGGGCAGACTATAGCACAGCCGCCGCTGCCTGTCAAGCACCGGCGTGCGACCCGGGCACAGCAAACGGCGCGCTGCGTGATACAATGCACAACCGGTTCCATGCCTAATGCTCCGTCGCCACGCGCGACGATAGGTGTTTTGGGAGGCTTTCATGGCTGACAAAGTGTTGGTAACCGGCGGCGCAGGCTTTCTGGGGATCAATCTGCTGCGCTTTCTGCATGCCAAAGGCTACGAACTGGTCTCGCTGGATATCGCGCCCTTCGACTATCCTGATATGCAGGGCAAGGTCACCGCGATCCGCGGCGATATCCGCAACCGCGCCGATGTGGAACGCGCCATGCAGGACGTAGCGATCGTGGTGCACACCGCGGCAGCGCTGCCGCTCTACTCGCCGCGCGATATCTATACCACCGATGTGGAGGGCACGCGCCTGCTGCTGCAGGTGGCGCAGGAGCGCGGTGTCCAACGCTTCATCATGATCTCCTCGACGGCGGTCTATGGCATTCCCGATCACCATCCGATCTACGAAACCGACCGGCTGGAAGGGGTAGGACCTTACGGCCAGGCCAAGATTCAGGCCGAGATGGTCTGTCTGGAGTACCGCGCCCGGGGCATGGTCGTGCCGATCATTCGTCCCAAGTCGTTTATCGGGCCGGAGCGGCTGGGGGTCTTTGCTTTGCTCTACGACTGGGCGCTGGACGGGCGCAACTTCCCGCTGATCGGCAGCGGCAAGAACCGCTACCAATTGCTGGATGTCGAGGATCTGTGCGAGGCGATCTACCTGACCATGACGCTGCCCGCCGAGGTGGTCAACGACACCTTCAATATCGGCGCGAAAGAGTTCGGCACCATGAAGGAGGACTACCAGGCCGTGCTGGACTACGCCGGCTTCGGCAAGCGGGTGATCCCCTTCCCGGCAGCGCCAGCGATCTGGGTACTGCGTCTGCTGGAGAAGCTGGGCGTGTCGCCGCTCTACAAGTGGGTCTATGAGACAGCGGCCAAGGACTCGTTCGTCTCGATCGAGAAGGCGCAGCAGCGGCTCGGCTGGGAGCCCAAGTACAGCAACAAGGATGCGCTGTTGCGCAACTTCAAGTGGTACATCGAGAACCGCCAGAGCTTCCAGAACAAGTCCGGCGTATCGCACCGCGTGCCGTGGAAGCAGGGCGCGCTGGCGCTGCTCAAAAAGGCGTTCTGATCAGCGGACTGGGGGCGCGGCACGCGACCACGCCCCCACGCCGGCGCACCGCTCAGCGCGGCGCCATGCGCAACGCGCCGTCGAGCCGCACCACGGTACCGTTGAGCATGGGATTTTCGATGATGTGCTGCACCAGCGCGGCATACTCGGCGGGCTGGCCCAGGCGCGAGGGGAACGGCACCTGC
This is a stretch of genomic DNA from Kallotenue papyrolyticum. It encodes these proteins:
- a CDS encoding CpsD/CapB family tyrosine-protein kinase is translated as MSANPSPAEQLIALRDPRSPAAEAYRALRTNIQFSSLDRPLRTLLVTSTAPDEGKSTTLANLAVTMAQAEQRVLLVDCDLRRPSLHTLFGLPNEVGLTNLLLQESGDLPAQPTEVPGLLVLTSGPLPPRPADILGSRRMEEVIARLREAADVVLFDTPPVVAVTDAAVLATKVDGVLLVFRAGATRRDRAREARRRLEKVNANIVGVVLTDVQNDSTYDYYGS
- a CDS encoding YveK family protein, encoding MRLQDYLRIIRKRWWVVALVPLIAAVAAYAFSKTQTPLYRSQARYVVLFNRLDTGGNIFAGQILSAYINLVYRPDRLQTVANELQIDKTGQQLMEFVRLQPQPNSSIIVIEADYYTPELSQQLADAVGRLLNARVVEANRNNISQDRASLDMAPAQYVGIATPKTKINVLAGALLGLVLGVLLAFVLEYLDDTVRNAADVERYTGLPTIGAIPGGATGAGRRPRFRPATAVGVIAAATHSREDYER
- a CDS encoding glycosyltransferase; this encodes MNSYGRVALVHDYLNQYGGAERVLEALHELFPDAPVYTSIYDPAAMPPAYRTWDIRPSWMQRLPAWRKHFRKYFLLYPAAFESFDLSAYDLIISSSSAYAKGVIPRPDATHVCYCHTPMRFGWRTGDYVAREAINGRAGTLLQMLLPLLRTWDVVSSQRVDCFIANSREVAARIRRYYGRAAVIIPPPVDLPPYRPGAAEEFYLTGGRLVPYKRIDLVVTAFTRLKLPLVVFGDGRDRARLEALAGPTVRFVGRVDEATLRDLYRRCRAYITAGEEDAGIQPVEAMAAGRPVIAYAAGGVRETVIEGLTGCFFHEQSAAALAAAVARSRTIAWDADAIRRHAEQFGRERFKERVLATIDAALAARAAERVA
- the gnd gene encoding phosphogluconate dehydrogenase (NAD(+)-dependent, decarboxylating); the protein is MDLGMIGLGRMGGNMTVRLLRDGHRVVAYDRSAAALQAAGEAGAECVTTLEELTQRLTPPRTIWLMIPAGAPVDDTIARLLPLLQRGDLLIDGGNSNYRDSQRRAAQLAEHGIGFVDVGTSGGIWGLSEGYCLMVGGAAAEVARIEPVLRSLAPAGGYAHVGPSGAGHYVKMIHNGIEYGLMQAYAEGFELLHAKREFDLDLAQIAELWLHGSVVRSWLLELAARMFAAESDLATLRDWVADSGEGRWTVQEAIELAVPAPVIALALMQRFASRQETSFAAKVVAGLRHQFGGHSLQRAE
- a CDS encoding prephenate dehydrogenase; the encoded protein is MKVSILGLGLIGGSVGLALRAALPDAQVRGWDHAPAAGATALQRGAIQTLADDPRAAVADAELVVLATPVLAVRDLLAAIAPQLRPGAIVTDVASTKALVLEWAGAALPDSVAFVGGHPMAGSERHGVEHARADLFQGAVWCLSPLAGAPAAAVETLEAVVQRLGAQPLRIDAATHDAAVAAVSHLPFMLAAALVQLTSSDPDWPLLRRLAASGYRDMTRLASGDVTMHRDICLTNAAAIALRLRQMARLLETLAERLDDPAALEALFATAQQAREAWLRDRYGA
- the aroF gene encoding 3-deoxy-7-phosphoheptulonate synthase, yielding MIVVMRPGATTMQINEVLDRLGTFNLKGELSQGEERVVIGVLGAPIPAGLGQALEALPGVEKTLRITAPYKLASREFHPLDTVVRVRDVEIGGNELVVMAGPCSVESRDQLLRTAEGVRERGAKLLRGGAYKPRTSPYAFRGLGEQGLELLAEARERTGLAIVTEVMTPADVPVVGQYTDVFQIGARNMQNYLLLEEVGRTDKPVLLKRGLAATIEEWLLAAEYIMAQGNRQVILCERGIRTFETATRNTFDLNAVALVKRLSHLPVIADPSHGTGKWYLVPPLSLAAIAAGADGLIVEVHPDPDRALSDGAQSLTLENFGRLMQQAQAVAQALGRSLTPEPLSTI
- the aroH gene encoding chorismate mutase, which translates into the protein MLIYCRGVRGATTAAANTSEAILSATRELLSLIVAANAIDSADVASAIFTVTSDLDAEFPALAARQLGWIDVPLLCSREIAVPNALPRCIRVLIHWNTTKSQREIQHIYIRGAERLRPDRAEVVTLNEVVG
- a CDS encoding NAD-dependent epimerase/dehydratase family protein, which translates into the protein MADKVLVTGGAGFLGINLLRFLHAKGYELVSLDIAPFDYPDMQGKVTAIRGDIRNRADVERAMQDVAIVVHTAAALPLYSPRDIYTTDVEGTRLLLQVAQERGVQRFIMISSTAVYGIPDHHPIYETDRLEGVGPYGQAKIQAEMVCLEYRARGMVVPIIRPKSFIGPERLGVFALLYDWALDGRNFPLIGSGKNRYQLLDVEDLCEAIYLTMTLPAEVVNDTFNIGAKEFGTMKEDYQAVLDYAGFGKRVIPFPAAPAIWVLRLLEKLGVSPLYKWVYETAAKDSFVSIEKAQQRLGWEPKYSNKDALLRNFKWYIENRQSFQNKSGVSHRVPWKQGALALLKKAF